Proteins found in one Geomonas subterranea genomic segment:
- a CDS encoding rubredoxin codes for MQRWFCTICQYVYDPDEGDPVNDVPPDISFEELLPDWHCPVCKAAKSFFEPYPEEPER; via the coding sequence ATGCAGCGATGGTTCTGCACCATTTGCCAGTACGTCTATGACCCCGATGAAGGGGACCCGGTGAACGATGTCCCCCCCGATATTTCCTTCGAGGAGTTGCTGCCGGACTGGCACTGCCCCGTGTGCAAGGCCGCCAAGAGCTTCTTCGAACCATACCCCGAGGAGCCCGAGCGGTGA
- a CDS encoding ABC transporter ATP-binding protein, producing MTILQALDVTKYYRIGSRDITVLDHVSLDVAEGEFLVVKGESGSGKSTLLTLLSGLDRPDRGRIFIEGRDITDLSEDDLAPLRNSTFGFVFQSFHLVPSLTTIENVTFPAELRQDPAARAKAGALLERVGLAHRMNSFPHQLSGGEKQRCAICRALINEPRIIFADEPTGNLDSVNGSAILQLLLELQRERGTTLLMVTHSPEIAQSADRVVTLKDGRVVTDAAHG from the coding sequence ATGACCATCCTGCAAGCGCTCGACGTTACCAAGTATTACCGTATTGGCAGCCGCGACATCACCGTGCTCGACCATGTCTCCCTGGACGTCGCAGAGGGGGAGTTCCTGGTGGTGAAAGGCGAAAGCGGCAGCGGCAAGTCCACCCTGCTCACCCTCCTTTCCGGCCTGGACCGCCCGGACCGGGGGCGGATCTTCATCGAGGGCCGCGACATCACCGATCTTTCCGAGGATGACCTCGCGCCGCTGCGCAACAGCACCTTCGGCTTCGTGTTCCAATCCTTCCACCTGGTTCCATCCCTCACCACCATCGAAAACGTGACCTTTCCAGCAGAACTGCGGCAGGACCCCGCCGCCCGGGCCAAGGCCGGGGCGCTTTTGGAACGTGTTGGCCTGGCGCACCGGATGAACAGCTTTCCGCACCAGCTCTCCGGCGGGGAGAAGCAGCGCTGCGCCATCTGCCGTGCCCTCATCAACGAGCCGCGCATCATCTTCGCGGATGAACCGACCGGCAACCTCGATTCCGTCAACGGCTCCGCGATACTGCAGCTGCTCCTCGAATTACAGCGCGAGCGCGGCACCACCCTGCTCATGGTGACGCACAGCCCCGAGATTGCGCAGAGCGCGGACCGCGTGGTGACGCTCAAGGACGGCCGGGTGGTAACGGACGCGGCGCATGGTTAA